In Cupriavidus basilensis, one genomic interval encodes:
- a CDS encoding O-acetyl-ADP-ribose deacetylase → MTGEHLQVLHGDITRMEVDAIVNAANSGLLGGGGVDGAIHGAGGPAIMAACRGIRETKGGCPTGQAVITTGGLLPAPYVIHAVGPVWQGGDHGEDALLASAYQSSIALAAQHKLRTIAFPNISTGIYGFPRERAVDIAIEAVRKALVAAPTIEQVSFVCFDDENYRLYRHRLS, encoded by the coding sequence ATGACAGGGGAACACCTGCAGGTCTTGCACGGAGACATCACCCGCATGGAAGTCGACGCCATCGTCAATGCCGCCAATAGCGGCTTGCTCGGTGGCGGCGGTGTCGACGGCGCCATCCATGGCGCTGGCGGTCCCGCCATCATGGCCGCCTGTCGCGGCATTCGCGAAACCAAGGGCGGCTGCCCCACCGGCCAGGCGGTGATCACCACCGGTGGCCTGCTGCCCGCGCCTTACGTCATCCACGCGGTCGGCCCGGTCTGGCAAGGAGGCGACCACGGCGAAGACGCCCTCCTTGCCAGCGCCTACCAGTCCAGCATCGCGCTGGCCGCGCAGCACAAGCTGCGCACCATCGCCTTTCCCAATATCAGCACCGGCATCTACGGTTTCCCGCGCGAGCGCGCCGTGGACATTGCCATCGAGGCGGTACGCAAGGCCCTGGTGGCCGCACCCACCATCGAGCAGGTCAGTTTTGTCTGCTTCGATGACGAGAACTACCGGTTGTATCGGCACAGGTTGAGTTGA
- a CDS encoding aspartate/glutamate racemase family protein encodes MKTIGLIGGMSWESSAEYYRLINQDMKQRLGGHHNARSVMVTVSFEQIKALQHAQRWDELGEAMRQAALQVQAAGADFVLLCTNTMHRVAPVLEAALDIPFLHIVDPTAQALRGAGIRRVGLLGTAFTMEQDFYRGRMQDKHGIEVVVPDAADRALVHGIIYDELCHGIVRDASRDVYRRIIGGLQAQGVGGVILGCTEIALLIGQDDVALPVFDTTALHAQAAVGLALEGVVVAN; translated from the coding sequence ATGAAAACGATCGGACTGATCGGCGGCATGAGCTGGGAATCCTCGGCCGAGTACTATCGCCTGATCAACCAGGACATGAAACAACGTCTCGGCGGCCACCATAACGCGCGCAGCGTCATGGTCACGGTCAGCTTCGAGCAGATCAAGGCACTGCAGCACGCGCAGCGCTGGGACGAACTCGGCGAAGCCATGCGGCAAGCCGCCCTGCAAGTGCAGGCCGCCGGCGCGGATTTCGTGCTGCTCTGCACCAACACCATGCACCGCGTGGCCCCTGTCCTGGAAGCCGCGCTCGACATTCCTTTTCTCCACATCGTCGATCCCACCGCGCAAGCATTGCGCGGTGCCGGCATCCGGCGCGTGGGCTTGCTTGGCACGGCCTTCACCATGGAGCAGGACTTCTATCGCGGCCGCATGCAGGACAAGCACGGCATCGAAGTCGTGGTCCCGGACGCCGCCGACCGCGCGCTCGTCCACGGGATCATCTACGACGAGCTATGCCACGGCATCGTGCGCGACGCCTCGCGCGATGTGTACCGGCGCATCATCGGCGGCTTGCAGGCGCAGGGCGTGGGCGGGGTGATTCTGGGCTGCACCGAAATTGCGCTGCTGATCGGGCAGGATGACGTGGCGCTGCCGGTGTTCGATACCACGGCTTTGCATGCGCAGGCTGCGGTGGGGTTGGCGCTGGAGGGGGTGGTGGTGGCGAATTAG
- a CDS encoding alpha/beta fold hydrolase, whose product MTKPAVIRHLQYATLPNGTRLHYASAGERGKPLVLFVHGFPEFWYEWEAQLAEFGKTHFAVAPDLRGFNLSSKPAEVEAYRPRHIVEDLVQFINALGYSHCVVVAHDWGGAICWNLAIQFPQMVERLVIINSPHPYLFAKALSGDPQQQAASAYMNWLREPGSEQALAADGFAKLEGFLNGQGKQPAPWFTGETREKYHAAWSQPGAGGSHSLTGGVNYYRASPMHPPGPGETPPDISRLDPAAFTVRVPTLVVWGERDTALPKSLLDGLDKFIPDMRLERIPDGTHWVIHEQPERINLLIRSALP is encoded by the coding sequence ATGACCAAACCTGCAGTCATTCGCCATCTGCAGTACGCCACCTTGCCCAATGGCACGCGCCTGCACTACGCCAGCGCCGGCGAGCGCGGCAAGCCGCTGGTGCTGTTCGTGCATGGTTTTCCCGAGTTCTGGTACGAGTGGGAAGCCCAACTGGCCGAGTTCGGCAAGACCCACTTTGCCGTGGCGCCGGACCTGCGCGGCTTCAACCTCTCAAGCAAGCCCGCGGAAGTCGAGGCCTACCGTCCCCGCCACATCGTCGAGGACCTGGTCCAGTTCATCAATGCGCTGGGCTACTCGCATTGCGTGGTGGTGGCGCACGACTGGGGCGGGGCAATCTGCTGGAACCTGGCCATCCAGTTTCCGCAGATGGTGGAGCGGCTGGTCATCATCAACTCGCCGCATCCGTATTTGTTTGCCAAGGCGCTCAGCGGCGATCCCCAGCAGCAAGCCGCCTCGGCCTATATGAACTGGCTGCGCGAGCCGGGATCGGAACAAGCGCTGGCGGCGGACGGCTTCGCCAAGCTGGAGGGTTTCCTGAACGGGCAGGGCAAGCAGCCCGCGCCCTGGTTTACCGGCGAGACCCGCGAGAAATACCACGCGGCCTGGTCGCAGCCCGGCGCCGGCGGTTCTCACTCGCTGACCGGCGGTGTGAACTATTACCGCGCATCGCCCATGCATCCGCCGGGCCCTGGCGAGACGCCGCCCGATATCTCCAGGCTCGATCCCGCCGCCTTCACCGTGCGCGTGCCAACGCTGGTGGTCTGGGGCGAGCGCGACACCGCCCTGCCCAAGAGCCTGCTGGATGGCCTGGACAAGTTCATCCCGGACATGCGGCTGGAACGCATCCCGGATGGCACCCATTGGGTCATCCACGAGCAGCCGGAGCGCATCAACCTGTTGATCCGCAGCGCCTTGCCCTGA
- a CDS encoding SDR family oxidoreductase, translated as MKQFQGKVAVITGGASGFGKEFAKLGAGLGMKLVLADVQEDALDAAVAEFKAQGVPVIGVRVDVSKAEQVQALADAAIATFGQVNLLFNNAGVGAGGLMWENTERDWEWVLGVNLFGVIHGVRIFTPLMLAAAAEDPSFEGHIVNTASMAGLLSPPAMGVYNVSKHAVVSLSESLYQDLSLVSEQVRCSVLCPYFVPTGITQSGRNRPAGLANDAPPTRSQLVSQAMSDKAVSSGKVTAAEVAQLTFDAIRDNGFYIYSHPQQLDPVRQRFEDIISQRNPSDPFADKPEVRAGLIAALRG; from the coding sequence ATGAAGCAATTCCAGGGCAAGGTGGCAGTGATCACCGGCGGTGCATCGGGCTTCGGCAAGGAATTCGCCAAGCTGGGTGCGGGACTCGGCATGAAGCTGGTGCTGGCCGACGTGCAGGAGGACGCACTGGATGCCGCCGTGGCGGAGTTCAAGGCGCAAGGCGTGCCGGTGATCGGCGTGCGCGTGGATGTGTCCAAGGCCGAGCAGGTACAGGCGCTGGCCGATGCCGCCATCGCCACCTTTGGCCAGGTCAACCTGCTGTTCAACAACGCCGGCGTGGGCGCGGGCGGCCTGATGTGGGAAAACACCGAGCGCGACTGGGAGTGGGTGCTGGGCGTCAACCTCTTTGGCGTGATCCACGGCGTGCGCATCTTTACCCCGCTGATGCTCGCGGCCGCGGCCGAGGACCCGTCGTTCGAAGGCCATATCGTCAATACGGCCTCCATGGCCGGCTTGCTCAGCCCGCCCGCGATGGGCGTCTACAACGTCTCCAAGCACGCCGTGGTGTCCTTGTCCGAATCGCTGTACCAGGATCTCAGCCTGGTCAGCGAGCAGGTGCGCTGCTCGGTGCTGTGCCCGTATTTCGTGCCGACCGGCATCACGCAATCGGGCCGCAACCGGCCGGCCGGGCTGGCCAATGACGCGCCGCCCACGCGCTCGCAACTGGTGTCGCAAGCCATGTCGGACAAAGCGGTCAGTTCTGGCAAGGTCACGGCCGCCGAAGTGGCGCAGCTCACCTTCGACGCCATCCGCGACAACGGCTTCTATATTTATTCGCATCCGCAGCAGCTGGATCCCGTGCGGCAGCGCTTCGAAGATATCATTAGCCAACGCAACCCAAGCGACCCGTTCGCCGACAAGCCGGAGGTGCGCGCCGGGCTCATCGCCGCCTTGCGCGGATAA
- a CDS encoding glutathione S-transferase family protein, producing MADLILHQYATSPFSEKIRLLMGAKGLAWQAVEIPPIMPKPDVVALTGGYRRTPILQIGADIYCDTALICEVIDSAAPACPLYPASQAATARLVAGWIDTALFTAAVTYLFQPAGAQSMLGHLTPAQMQAFSADRKAMRGETNALRMPLPEAIAMLQETFGRLEQQFKAGVAHVAGAELSVADFSLYHNVWFIQRASELAKLLDAYPAVQAWYARMKAFGHGTVRVVSAESALEVARHADPAALPGGVAAGSGFEAGDAVTVTPTDYARDPVAGVLVALDAHRATLRRQDPRAGAVNVHFPRQGYQVQRAG from the coding sequence ATGGCAGACCTTATCCTTCACCAGTATGCAACGTCGCCGTTTTCCGAGAAGATCCGCCTGCTGATGGGCGCGAAAGGCCTGGCGTGGCAAGCGGTGGAAATCCCGCCCATCATGCCAAAGCCGGACGTGGTGGCGCTGACCGGCGGCTACCGCCGCACCCCGATCCTGCAGATAGGGGCCGACATCTATTGCGACACCGCGTTGATCTGCGAGGTGATCGACAGCGCGGCGCCCGCGTGCCCGCTCTATCCCGCCTCGCAAGCCGCCACCGCGCGCCTGGTCGCTGGCTGGATCGATACCGCGCTGTTTACCGCCGCCGTCACCTACCTGTTCCAGCCGGCCGGCGCGCAAAGCATGCTGGGCCACCTCACGCCGGCGCAAATGCAGGCTTTCTCGGCGGACCGCAAGGCCATGCGTGGCGAGACCAATGCGCTGCGCATGCCCTTGCCCGAAGCCATCGCCATGCTGCAGGAAACCTTCGGGCGGCTCGAGCAGCAATTCAAGGCGGGCGTGGCGCATGTGGCCGGGGCCGAGCTGTCGGTGGCGGATTTTTCGCTGTACCACAATGTCTGGTTCATCCAGCGGGCCAGCGAGCTGGCCAAGCTGCTGGATGCGTATCCGGCGGTGCAAGCCTGGTATGCGCGCATGAAGGCCTTTGGCCATGGCACGGTGCGGGTGGTCAGCGCGGAGTCGGCGCTGGAGGTGGCACGGCACGCCGATCCGGCTGCGTTGCCTGGCGGGGTGGCTGCCGGCAGCGGCTTCGAAGCGGGCGACGCGGTTACCGTGACGCCAACGGACTACGCGCGCGATCCCGTGGCCGGCGTGCTGGTGGCGCTGGACGCCCACCGTGCCACATTGCGCCGCCAGGACCCGCGTGCGGGCGCGGTCAACGTGCATTTCCCGCGCCAAGGCTATCAAGTGCAGCGCGCGGGCTAA
- a CDS encoding SDR family oxidoreductase: MAAFAPFTGKVVLITGASDGIGAELALLLAQQGARLALAARRVDMLQALAERIRRQHPAADVGVWRVDVSDEFDCRRLVATVVAQYGGLDVLVNNAGVSAHGYFEQVSDYSYYEQVMRVNYFGAMWCTREALPHLRERGGLMVAVSSLAGKIGVPGRTAYSASKFALAGFCEALRAELRGSGVDVCVVFPGVVATDTRINGFGPDGRPLGESRLREEGAMSAQECARQMLAAMAARKRELVMTGKGRLGLWLKLLAPRLVENMALKALKQTGR, encoded by the coding sequence ATGGCCGCCTTTGCTCCATTCACTGGCAAGGTCGTGCTGATCACCGGCGCGTCCGACGGCATTGGCGCCGAACTGGCCCTGCTGCTGGCGCAGCAGGGTGCGCGGCTTGCGCTGGCGGCGCGCCGTGTCGACATGCTGCAGGCGCTGGCGGAGCGCATCCGCCGCCAGCACCCGGCCGCCGACGTCGGCGTGTGGCGCGTCGATGTGTCCGACGAGTTCGACTGCAGGCGGCTGGTGGCCACGGTGGTGGCGCAGTATGGCGGGCTCGACGTGCTGGTCAATAATGCCGGCGTGTCCGCCCACGGCTACTTCGAACAGGTATCGGACTACAGCTACTACGAACAGGTCATGCGCGTGAACTACTTCGGCGCCATGTGGTGCACGCGCGAGGCGCTGCCGCACCTGCGCGAGCGCGGTGGCCTGATGGTGGCTGTGTCCAGCCTGGCCGGCAAGATCGGCGTGCCGGGACGCACCGCCTACTCAGCCAGCAAGTTCGCGCTGGCGGGATTCTGCGAGGCGCTGCGGGCGGAGTTGCGCGGGTCTGGCGTGGATGTGTGCGTGGTGTTCCCCGGCGTGGTGGCGACCGATACGCGCATCAACGGCTTCGGCCCGGACGGCCGCCCGCTGGGCGAGAGCCGGCTGCGCGAGGAGGGGGCCATGAGCGCGCAGGAATGCGCGCGCCAGATGCTGGCGGCCATGGCCGCGCGCAAGCGCGAACTGGTGATGACCGGCAAGGGCCGGCTTGGGCTGTGGCTTAAGCTGCTGGCACCGCGCCTGGTCGAGAACATGGCGCTCAAGGCCCTGAAGCAAACGGGGCGGTAG
- a CDS encoding class II aldolase/adducin family protein — protein MNAPAASTRPQADQDEMAAGLSEEVKAKYRVLPRPPKFDTPAEERLHRKQRLAAAFRLFSKFGFDEGVAGHITARDPEFPDTFWVNPFGVHFSQVKVSNLIRCDHHGDVVEGDYPVNAAAFAIHSRVHQTREDAVAAAHSHSTYGRAWSTLGRTLDPLTQDVCAFYNDHALYDDFGGVVVELDEGQRIANALGSNKAAILQNHGLLTVGKTVDEAAWWFITMERSCQVQLLAEAAAARTNAPLKVISDAAARQAYSIVGTAQAGWFQFQPLYARIVKEQPDLLD, from the coding sequence ATGAACGCCCCTGCAGCAAGCACCAGGCCCCAGGCCGACCAGGACGAAATGGCCGCCGGCCTGTCCGAAGAGGTCAAGGCCAAGTACCGCGTACTGCCGCGTCCGCCGAAGTTCGATACGCCGGCGGAGGAGCGCCTGCACCGCAAACAGCGGCTCGCCGCGGCTTTCCGTCTGTTTTCCAAGTTCGGCTTCGACGAAGGCGTGGCCGGCCACATCACCGCGCGCGATCCCGAGTTCCCGGATACGTTCTGGGTCAACCCGTTCGGCGTGCATTTCAGTCAGGTCAAGGTGTCCAACCTGATCCGCTGCGATCACCATGGCGACGTGGTGGAAGGCGATTACCCGGTCAACGCCGCGGCCTTCGCCATCCATTCGCGCGTGCACCAGACCCGAGAAGACGCGGTCGCCGCCGCGCACTCGCACAGCACCTATGGCCGCGCCTGGTCCACGCTGGGCCGCACGCTCGACCCGCTGACGCAGGACGTGTGCGCCTTCTACAACGACCATGCCCTCTATGACGATTTCGGCGGCGTGGTGGTGGAACTGGACGAAGGCCAGCGCATCGCCAACGCGCTGGGCAGCAACAAGGCCGCGATCCTGCAGAACCATGGCCTGCTGACGGTGGGCAAGACGGTGGACGAAGCTGCCTGGTGGTTCATCACCATGGAGCGCTCGTGCCAGGTGCAGTTGCTGGCCGAGGCCGCCGCCGCGCGCACCAATGCGCCGCTGAAGGTGATCTCCGACGCTGCGGCACGCCAGGCGTACTCGATCGTCGGCACCGCGCAGGCGGGCTGGTTCCAGTTCCAGCCGCTGTACGCCCGCATCGTCAAGGAACAGCCCGACCTGCTGGATTGA
- a CDS encoding NADP-dependent oxidoreductase codes for MSNTYKRIVLASRPTGAVTPDNFRLEEVPVPEIGEGEVLVRNHFLSLDPYMRGRMNEGKSYATPQPLGDVMIGGTVGEIVATKNPKYAVGDKVVGMFGWQEMGVTNGLGIQKVDTTHIPLSAYLGSVGMPGVTAWYGLNKIIQPKAGKTIVVSAASGAVGSVVGQLAKLQGCRVVGFAGGKDKCDYVVNELGFDACVDYKAAKDSKALYTMFKEATPDGVDGYFENVGGEILDTVLARMNAFGRIAICGMIAGYDGQPMPLKNPQLILVSRLTVEGFIVSEHMDVWPQALQELGTAVAQGKLKFRESIAQGLASAPEAFMGLLKGKNFGKQLVKLV; via the coding sequence ATGTCGAACACCTACAAGCGCATCGTCCTGGCATCGCGTCCCACCGGCGCCGTGACCCCTGACAACTTCCGCCTGGAAGAAGTGCCTGTGCCCGAGATCGGCGAAGGCGAGGTGCTGGTCCGCAATCATTTCCTGTCGCTCGATCCGTATATGCGCGGCCGCATGAACGAAGGTAAGTCGTACGCGACCCCGCAGCCGCTGGGCGACGTGATGATCGGCGGCACGGTTGGCGAGATCGTGGCGACGAAGAACCCCAAGTACGCAGTCGGCGACAAGGTGGTCGGCATGTTCGGCTGGCAGGAAATGGGCGTCACCAATGGCCTCGGTATCCAGAAGGTCGATACCACCCATATTCCGCTGTCGGCCTACCTCGGCTCGGTCGGCATGCCTGGCGTCACGGCCTGGTATGGCCTGAACAAGATCATCCAGCCGAAGGCCGGCAAGACCATCGTGGTGAGCGCGGCCTCCGGCGCGGTCGGCAGCGTGGTGGGCCAGCTGGCCAAGCTCCAGGGCTGCCGCGTGGTCGGCTTTGCTGGCGGCAAGGACAAGTGCGACTACGTGGTCAATGAACTCGGCTTCGATGCCTGTGTTGACTACAAGGCGGCCAAGGACAGCAAGGCGCTGTACACGATGTTCAAGGAAGCCACCCCGGATGGCGTGGATGGCTACTTCGAGAACGTCGGCGGCGAGATCCTCGACACCGTGCTGGCCCGCATGAACGCCTTTGGCCGCATCGCCATCTGCGGCATGATCGCCGGCTACGATGGCCAGCCGATGCCGCTGAAGAACCCGCAGCTGATTCTGGTGTCGCGCCTGACCGTGGAAGGCTTCATCGTGTCCGAGCACATGGACGTGTGGCCGCAAGCGTTGCAAGAGCTGGGCACCGCGGTGGCGCAAGGCAAGCTCAAGTTCCGCGAGAGCATCGCGCAAGGCCTGGCGAGCGCGCCGGAAGCGTTCATGGGCCTGCTCAAGGGCAAGAATTTCGGCAAGCAACTGGTCAAGCTGGTTTAA
- a CDS encoding serine hydrolase domain-containing protein, whose protein sequence is MLFERIAATRRLKLTVLAAFGAGALAMYQPGQAQNAPVPSAGAPVAAPAAPVFPDAAATDPVAAGWMQGFPPAAAKIISFTPASNGFPRTRWSFSHIRELVPTASVWHGRGPVSPLPRAERDIGGVPFTDADGTRRTFSDMLGLTYTDGILVMHKGRVVYEKYFGALDDHTPHIAMSVTKSFVGTLAAMLVADGKLDPAAPVTRYLPEMAGTAYGDATVREVMDMTVGVKYSENYADPKAEIWDYSRAGGMMPLEPGYAGPKTFYEFLATLKKEGEHDQAFAYKTVNAEVLAWIVKRVSGQSLAKLLSERIWQKMGAENDAYFMVDSIGSESGGGGLNTTLRDLARFGETMRNGGRFNGQQIIPAEVVADIRRGGDPAKFAKAGYATLPGWSYRSMWWVSNDDHGVFEARGIHGQRIYVDPKAELTIVRYASHPIAANGANDPVTHRAYRALALSLMK, encoded by the coding sequence ATGCTGTTTGAACGGATTGCCGCCACGCGGCGATTGAAACTGACCGTGCTCGCCGCCTTCGGCGCAGGAGCCCTTGCCATGTATCAGCCGGGCCAAGCCCAGAATGCACCTGTTCCTTCGGCCGGCGCGCCGGTTGCGGCACCTGCCGCACCGGTGTTCCCGGACGCGGCCGCCACCGATCCCGTTGCGGCGGGCTGGATGCAGGGTTTTCCTCCCGCAGCCGCCAAGATCATCAGCTTCACCCCTGCCAGCAACGGCTTCCCGCGCACGCGCTGGAGCTTTTCGCATATCCGCGAACTGGTCCCGACAGCCTCGGTCTGGCACGGGCGCGGCCCGGTTTCGCCGCTGCCGCGTGCCGAGCGCGATATCGGTGGCGTGCCGTTTACCGATGCCGACGGCACCCGCCGCACGTTCAGCGACATGCTCGGCCTGACCTATACCGACGGCATCCTGGTGATGCACAAGGGCCGGGTCGTCTATGAGAAGTACTTCGGCGCGCTGGACGACCATACGCCGCACATCGCCATGTCGGTCACCAAGTCCTTCGTCGGCACGCTGGCCGCCATGCTGGTGGCGGACGGCAAGCTGGACCCCGCCGCGCCCGTTACGCGCTACCTGCCGGAGATGGCGGGCACCGCCTACGGCGATGCGACCGTGCGCGAAGTCATGGACATGACGGTGGGCGTCAAGTACTCCGAGAACTACGCCGACCCCAAGGCCGAGATCTGGGACTACAGCCGCGCCGGCGGCATGATGCCGCTCGAACCAGGCTATGCTGGACCCAAGACGTTCTACGAATTCCTGGCCACCTTGAAGAAGGAAGGCGAGCATGACCAGGCCTTCGCCTACAAGACCGTCAATGCCGAAGTGCTGGCCTGGATCGTCAAGCGCGTGTCCGGGCAGTCTCTGGCCAAGCTGCTTTCCGAGCGCATCTGGCAAAAAATGGGCGCGGAGAACGATGCCTACTTCATGGTGGACAGCATCGGCAGCGAGTCCGGCGGCGGCGGCCTGAACACCACGCTGCGCGACCTGGCCCGCTTTGGCGAGACCATGCGCAACGGCGGCCGCTTCAATGGCCAGCAGATCATCCCGGCCGAAGTGGTGGCGGACATCCGCCGCGGCGGCGATCCTGCCAAGTTTGCCAAGGCTGGCTATGCGACCTTGCCCGGCTGGAGCTACCGCTCGATGTGGTGGGTCTCGAATGACGACCACGGCGTGTTCGAGGCGCGCGGCATCCACGGCCAGCGTATTTACGTCGATCCCAAGGCGGAACTCACCATCGTGCGCTACGCCTCGCATCCTATCGCCGCCAACGGTGCCAACGACCCCGTCACGCATCGCGCGTATCGGGCACTGGCGCTGTCATTGATGAAATAA
- a CDS encoding PaaI family thioesterase — MTQTNGFPLKIPFLADLGVQCTRMDKAGSEIELALETRHQNSWDMAHGGVLMTLLDVAMAIAGRAADPDGRGVVTIEMKTSFMAPGRGKLIARGQCVHRTSTMAFCEAEIVDADGKTVSRGSGTFKFVKRVPPQRSAGGASDTGADG; from the coding sequence ATGACCCAAACCAACGGATTTCCCCTCAAGATTCCCTTCCTTGCCGATCTCGGCGTGCAATGCACCCGCATGGACAAGGCGGGCAGCGAGATCGAACTGGCGCTGGAAACGCGTCACCAGAACAGCTGGGACATGGCCCATGGCGGCGTGCTGATGACGCTGCTCGACGTGGCCATGGCCATCGCCGGCCGCGCCGCCGATCCCGATGGCCGCGGAGTGGTGACCATCGAGATGAAGACCAGTTTCATGGCGCCTGGTCGCGGCAAGCTTATTGCGCGCGGCCAGTGCGTGCACCGTACCAGCACCATGGCCTTTTGCGAGGCGGAGATCGTCGACGCCGATGGCAAGACCGTGTCGCGCGGGTCGGGCACGTTCAAGTTCGTCAAGCGCGTGCCGCCGCAGCGGTCGGCAGGCGGTGCTTCGGACACCGGCGCGGACGGCTGA
- a CDS encoding SDR family oxidoreductase, with product MNTIQQLFDLKGRTALITGGSRGLGLQIAEALGEQGARIVLSARKADELQAAQAHLKALGIDAEWIAADGARDADIVRLADEALAKLGHIDILVNNAGATWGAPAEDHPVAAWDKVMNLNIRGVFLLSQRIGKLSMIPRRYGRIINVASIAGLAGNPPGSMETIAYNTSKGAVVNFTRTLAAEWGEHNITVNALAPGFFPSKMTQGSLDRLGVDAMCASVPLHRLGDDEDLKGAALLFASAAGKHITGQVLAVDGGVSAV from the coding sequence ATGAACACCATCCAGCAATTGTTCGACCTGAAGGGCAGGACGGCGCTGATCACCGGCGGCTCGCGCGGGCTTGGCCTGCAGATTGCCGAAGCGCTTGGCGAGCAGGGCGCGCGCATCGTGCTGTCGGCGCGCAAGGCCGATGAGCTGCAAGCGGCGCAAGCTCACCTCAAGGCGCTTGGCATCGATGCCGAGTGGATCGCCGCCGACGGCGCGCGCGATGCGGATATCGTGCGCCTGGCCGACGAGGCACTGGCCAAGCTGGGCCATATCGACATCCTGGTCAACAATGCCGGCGCCACCTGGGGCGCGCCTGCCGAAGATCACCCGGTGGCAGCGTGGGACAAGGTGATGAACCTGAATATCCGCGGCGTGTTCCTGCTGTCGCAGCGCATCGGCAAGCTGTCGATGATTCCGCGCCGCTATGGCCGCATCATCAACGTGGCCTCCATCGCCGGCCTGGCGGGCAACCCGCCGGGATCGATGGAAACCATTGCCTACAACACCTCCAAGGGTGCGGTGGTGAATTTCACCCGCACGCTGGCGGCCGAGTGGGGCGAGCACAATATCACGGTGAACGCGCTGGCGCCGGGCTTCTTCCCCTCGAAGATGACGCAGGGCTCGCTGGACCGCCTTGGGGTGGATGCCATGTGCGCGTCGGTGCCGCTGCACCGGCTGGGTGACGACGAAGACCTGAAGGGCGCGGCGCTGCTGTTCGCCAGCGCCGCCGGTAAGCACATCACCGGCCAGGTGCTGGCGGTGGATGGCGGCGTGAGCGCGGTATAA